From a single Drosophila sulfurigaster albostrigata strain 15112-1811.04 chromosome 3, ASM2355843v2, whole genome shotgun sequence genomic region:
- the LOC133846203 gene encoding uncharacterized protein LOC133846203 isoform X6, translating to MDSKHVTATHSVRRNSSIKRLFSWGGQDRVHSSSIVRQPSDRRPDVNISLRSNGNASCNTSLLNSSDLHNSFPAVNNANADTPSASGGFSDLTTSAGSGTLANCLAGGIGLPATGDLTTQDSVESKDVRRESFHPQLKSAPVSVNRSESYKERLSNKRNRNSRRKTSDPSLSSRNIDDQPDVGLTNSNFTGSSNSSLSSNDGSDSASISMEQVAGGISGPTIGAQATSSSAHLHQHPHLIIQQNANLHSQQDSFQGSVGSSSSASNASFWNAGQPQLQRQWNFDSDDDDDLNEADWSSVVKVEMLATLTDAEKKRQEIINEIYQTERNHVRTLRLLDRLFFLPLYDSGLLSQEHLLLLFPPALLSLRELHGAFEQKIKQRRVEHNHVVQHMGDLLSEMFDGQSGEILCEHAAQFCARQQIALEGLKEKRHKDEQLQKLLRKSESHKACRRLELKDLLPTVLQRLTKYPLLFENLYKVTLRVLPENTTEAEAIQRALESSKKILVEVNKAVKTAEDAHKLQNIQRKLDKSSYDKEEFKKLDLTQHRLVHDGNLTMKKNPSILLHGLLFENMIVLLTKQDDKYLLKNLHTPMTVSNKPVSPIMSIDSETLVRQEAADKNSFFLIKTKTSQMLELRAPSSSECKTWFKHISEATAQQYKPRPKNTNSQDASVDDSIIATLPQSQHKESVDPAPDRSHPVSATATVTTTPLAPILPIAVVTPPISASSENGSSNLRRDSTQSDNSGYYNITAKRRLSQNDTGPSVSRTMSTRSCGEPNNNYPNAGQDLAPVVLRHTQSAREAGSGGNDTNANANEDRATTYGLVGGQSKRDSASIVCSNNSNNTRTLLMQSPLVDPTAIQISISPAHTAEPVLTPGEKLRRLDASIRDGLIEKQRIICDIFRLPVEHFNEIVDIAMLPEAPKDCADVALAAYDQVRILTKILNDYMHVSPEREISAVSTAVCDHCHEKDKSRRTANRSPPPLPPPNKQQAQGQHRTPQLKRIPKQKAADIEEIEVAIHEDDDGYCEIDELRLPAIPTKSPDVSTPLAPFKFAVVPPAENSSSNPETTTKRQSTISVDSIPEESADDLQKGLASETKLPEVDPVLEAPTNVEEKEVEAVAVDPKTSTKTTEKIVDSATAVSVDGGDQAADTADKSDHIEINDVYDTLAALNKAHTTLSMIDNSTQTAVPLPSTSGVEKAVVTASTASSSGTQCGLNRIQHASSLEPSVPCHALSGIVNVLNEQISLLLPKINERDVERERLRKENQHLRELLSAMHERQRVDALKETPTDILTILQAADAEFEDDIDAISNTSLTPTPTPLPTTASVSDSTLELQDLPAEMATEFLESMLSKENVDDELQLLAGSYKLPETLIVAVKKYKLDQEKEQKQDHEQINNRQKPFQ from the exons ATGGATAGCAAACACGTAACAGCAACGCATTCCGTGCGTCGCAATTCCAGCATTAAGCGTCTATTTTCATGGGGAGGTCAAG atCGTGTGCATTCATCGTCGATTGTTCGCCAACCATCGGACCGCAGGCCGGACGTGAACATATCATTGCGATCGAACGGCAATGCATCCTGTAACACATCTCTGCTCAATAGCAGCGACCTGCACAATTCATTTCCCGCCGTAAACAATGCCAATGCGGATACTCCTAGCGCCAGCGGTGGCTTCTCCGATCTTACAACAAGTGCGGGATCAGGAACTTTAGCTAATTGCCTAGCAGGTGGAATTGGTTTGCCGGCGACTGGGGATTTGACTACACAGGATTCAGTGGAAAGCAAGGATGTCCGCAGGGAAAG CTTTCATCCTCAGCTCAAAAGCGCACCTGTTTCTGTTAATCGCTCGGAATCGTACAAGGAGCGCTTGTCGAACAAGCGAAATCGCAATAGTCGTCGTAAAACCTCAGATCCAAGTTTATCATCGCGCAACAT CGATGATCAACCGGATGTGGGCCTCACGAACTCCAATTTTACGGGAAGCTCCAACTCAAGTCTCTCTTCGAACGATGGATCTGATAGTGCCAGCATATCGATGGAACAGGTTGCTGGAGGTATTTCAGGACCAACAATTGGTGCTCAAGCCACATCCAGTTCCGCACATCTCCACCAGCACCCTCATCTGATAATACAACAGAACGCGAATCTACACAGTCAACAAGACTCGTTCCAAGGCAGCGTAGGAAGCAGCAGTAGTGCCAGCAATGCCAGTTTCTGGAATGCTGgtcagcctcagcttcaacgaCAATGGAATTTTGATagcgacgatgatgatgatttaaATGAGGCCGACTGGAGTTCTGTAGTCAAAGTTGAGATGCTCGCAACTCTAACCGATGCTGAGAAGAAGCGTCAGGAAATTATCAATG AGATCTATCAAACGGAACGCAATCATGTTCGTACTCTCAGATTGCTGGATCGTTTGTTCTTCTTACCACTTTACGACAGTGGTCTGCTCTCTCAAGAACATTTGCTGCTATTGTTTCCACCCGCATTGCTATCGTTGCGTGAACTGCACGGTGCCTTCGAGCAAAAGATCAAGCAACGTCGGGTCGAACACAATCATGTGGTGCAGCATATGGGTGATCTATTGTCGGAAATGTTCGATGGACAATCTGGTGAGATTCTGTGCGAGCATGCGGCTCAGTTTTGTGCTCGTCAACAAATTGCGCTTGAGGGTCTCAAAGAAAAACGTCACAAGGATGAGCAATTGCAGAAATTGCTTAGGAAATCAGAGTCGCACAAGGCTTGTCGTCGCTTAGAGCTTAAGGATTTGCTACCTACGGTATTACAGCGACTAACCAAATATCCTCTGTTGTTTGAGAATCTGTACAAGGTAACACTTCGAGTGCTGCCTGAGAACACAACTGAAGCAGAGGCTATACAACGCGCTCTTGAGTCCTCTAAGAAAATTCTCGTCGAGGTTAATAAAGCGGTAAAGACAGCCGAGGACGCACACAA ACTGCAGAACATACAGCGAAAATTGGATAAGTCATCGTACGATAAGGAAGAATTCAAGAAACTTGATCTAACACAACATCGTCTTGTGCATGACGGAAATTTGACAATGAAAAAGAATCCTAGTATTCTGCTTCATGGGTTGCtatttgaaaatatgattGTTTTGCTTACAAAGCAG GACGATAAGTATTTGCTAAAGAATCTTCATACGCCGATGACAGTCAGCAATAAGCCTGTGAGTCCCATCATGAGCATCGATTCGGAAACTTTAGTACGTCAGGAAGCTGCAGACAAGAACTCATTCTTTCTAATCAAGACAAAGACCTCACAAATGCTTGAACTGCGTGCGCCCAGCAGTTCCGAGTGTAAAAc ATGGTTTAAGCATATTTCTGAAGCTACAGCGCAACAGTACAAGCCTCGACCCAAGAACACCAACAGTCAGGATGCATCTGTCGATGATTCGATTATTGCCACATTGCCGCAATCACAGCACAAGGAGTCCGTGGATCCTGCACCCGATCGTTCTCATCCGGTCAGTGCCACAGCAACGGTCACAACAACTCCATTGGCTCCAATACTACCGATAGCTGTGGTAACGCCACCGATCTCGGCAAGCAGTGAGAATGGCTCGAGTAATCTGCGTCGCGATAGCACACAGAGTGATAACTCTGGCTATTACAATATAACAGCTAAGCGACGTCTTAGCCAAAACGATACTGGACCATCGGTTAGTCGAACGATGTCGACCCGCAGCTGCGGTGAACCCAACAACAATTATCCAAATGCTGGCCAGGACTTGGCTCCTGTTGTGTTGCGCCACACCCAATCGGCAAGGGAGGCTGGCAGCGGCGGCAATGACACGAACGCTAATGCGAATGAGGATCGTGCAACGACCTACGGTCTGGTTGGTGGCCAGTCGAAGCGTGACAGTGCAAGCATTGTTTGTTcgaataattcaaataatacaCGAACATTGCTAATGCAGTCACCGTTAGTTGATCCCACTGCAATTCAGATCAGCATTAGTCCAGCTCACACAGCTGAACCCGTGCTGACGCCGGGCGAGAAACTGCGTCGCTTGGACGCTTCCATTCGGGACGGATTGATAGAGAAACAGCGAATTATATGTGATATCTTCCGCTTGCCAGTTGAGCATTTCAATGAGATTGTCGATATTGCTATGTTGCCAGAAGCACCCAAAGACTGCGCTGATGTCGCTTTAGCTGCTTACGATCAAGTGCGGATACTGACCAAAATTTTGAATGATTACATGCATGTCTCGCCGGAACGTGAGATCTCAGCCGTGTCCACAGCGGTATGTGATCATTGCCATGAAAAGGACAAGTCCCGCAGGACTGCAAATAGATCTCCACCCCCGCTGCCACCGCcgaacaaacaacaagcacagGGTCAACACCGAACACCGCAGCTAAAACGGATTCCCAAGCAAAAAGCCGCTGACATCGAGGAAATCGAGGTGGCAATACATGAAGATGATGACGGATATTGTGAAATTGATGAGTTGCGCTTGCCTGCAATTCCAACAAAATCACCAGATGTCTCCACTCCACTTGCACCATTCAAGTTCGCAGTTGTTCCACCCGCTGAgaatagcagcagcaatccGGAGACGACGACAAAGCGACAGAGCACAATTAGTGTTGATAGCATTCCTGAAGAATCCGCTGATGACCTACAAAAGGGCTTGGCTAGCGAGACAAAGTTACCAGAGGTAGATCCCGTACTTGAGGCTCCCACAAATGTGGAAGAAAAGGAAGTTGAAGCCGTAGCTGTTGACCCAAAAACATCAACGAAGACAACAGAGAAGATCGTTGACTCTGCAActgctgtttctgttgatGGAGGAGATCAAGCTGCAGATACTGCAGACAAAAGCGATCACATTGAGATCAACGATGTGTATGATACTTTG GCGGCACTTAACAAAGCCCACACCACATTGTCCATGATCGACAACTCCACGCAGACAGCTGTGCCTTTGCCATCCACATCTGGTGTGGAAAAGGCAGTTGTTACAGCTTCCACTGCTTCGAGCAGTGGGACTCAGTGTGGACTCAACCGAATCCAGCATGCCAGCTCTTTGGAACCAAGCGTACCTTGTCATGCTCTTAGCGGCATTGTAAATGTTCTAAATGAACAAATTTCGCTGCTTTTG CCCAAAATCAATGAACGCGATGTGGAGCGAGAGCGATTGCGTAAAGAGAATCAACATCTACGTGAGCTTTTGAGTGCAATGCATGAACGTCAGCGAGTTGATGCACTTAAG GAAACTCCAACCGATATCCTGACTATTCTGCAAGCGGCTGATGCAGAATTCGAAGATGATATTGATGCCATTTCCAACACATCCCTAACACCGACACCCACGCCTTTACCTACAACAGCTTCTGTCAGCGACAGCACTCTGGAGTTACAGGATCTTCCAGCAGAAATGGCTACCGAATTTTTGGAATCGATGTTGAGCAAAGAAAATGTTGACgatgaattgcaattgctggcTGGCTCCTATAAGCTACCTGAAACACTAATAGTGGCCGTAAAGAAGTACAAGCTGGACCAGGAAAAGGAGCAGAAGCAGGATCATGAACAAATCAACAAC CGACAGAAGCCATTTCAATAA
- the LOC133846208 gene encoding uncharacterized protein LOC133846208: MILDLVLRTSVVAVVILATRRLNIWDSSDDSVQVYNESRDRARPYAQYACQYLNIHVPDMPPEREKSYLGIYYYNHAVMTIFGFLSMCPTYVHMVAVQIPGIVSEYASRIKEAYDEYQRKRKLEKEKQARQLIIDDKTLVMPLEPRSEANPDCKCSAPNTKDDPGLVPKNAPKSPYSEDYCVKEPGDKKSLPDSKCKCPKCDRREAEGWFDNKAVCPKRNPCGPRKCECPRTRIVYTKGSDALATDSITKLFKQRDEILNSGPFKDL; this comes from the coding sequence ATGATATTGGATTTAGTATTGCGTACCAGCGTCGTCGCTGTTGTCATTTTGGCCACGCGTCGCTTAAACATTTGGGATTCATCGGATGATTCTGTCCAGGTTTACAACGAATCAAGAGATCGCGCCCGACCATATGCCCAGTACGCCTGTCAGTACTTAAACATTCACGTACCCGATATGCCCCCCGAGAGGGAGAAATCATATTTGGGCATTTATTACTACAATCACGCTGTGATGACAATATTCGGCTTCCTTAGCATGTGTCCCACATACGTGCACATGGTCGCAGTACAGATCCCCGGCATTGTGTCCGAATACGCAAGTCGCATAAAGGAAGCATACGATGAGTACCAAAGGAAGCGTAAGCTCGAGAAGGAGAAGCAAGCCCGCCAATTAATCATCGATGACAAGACACTAGTGATGCCATTGGAGCCACGCTCCGAAGCCAATCCGGATTGCAAGTGTTCAGCACCGAACACAAAGGATGACCCGGGACTTGTGCCTAAAAATGCCCCCAAATCGCCCTACAGTGAGGACTATTGCGTAAAGGAGCCTGGAGATAAAAAGTCACTGCCTGattcaaaatgtaaatgtcCCAAATGCGATCGCAGAGAGGCAGAAGGTTGGTTCGACAATAAAGCCGTGTGTCCCAAACGAAATCCGTGTGGACCGCGCAAGTGTGAGTGTCCAAGGACTCGAATAGTTTATACCAAAGGCTCTGATGCTCTGGCAACTGATAGTATTACCAAGTTATTCAAGCAACGTGATGAAATCCTGAACAGTGGGCCATTTAAAGACTTATAA
- the LOC133846203 gene encoding uncharacterized protein LOC133846203 isoform X5 encodes MKTYKNDADSDDDSDDSADDVVVRGHNEKLLRSTSRILVADSKFKHNRIEKSASKSKVVTDPKFKHNRIEKSASKSKVVTDPKYKHNRIEKSSSKSKVCESKSVGLKVIPQTSRNAKKNVGNVGSDGDSSDDCSPIIQLKRTKSKDKSSFNETEPKHTINLQTIVKFIKSNKKLLRTDDFAFIRRKTISEPSTVSLPIIQALADLPKDSDSVKADKKVKLVKKGSHDGDSVDSEVVSPSKVPHPRFDSPKMPKSSKISFPSRVAAKIKKKHKISLADTGSVDQTETYIQHCGDRVHSSSIVRQPSDRRPDVNISLRSNGNASCNTSLLNSSDLHNSFPAVNNANADTPSASGGFSDLTTSAGSGTLANCLAGGIGLPATGDLTTQDSVESKDVRRESFHPQLKSAPVSVNRSESYKERLSNKRNRNSRRKTSDPSLSSRNIDDQPDVGLTNSNFTGSSNSSLSSNDGSDSASISMEQVAGGISGPTIGAQATSSSAHLHQHPHLIIQQNANLHSQQDSFQGSVGSSSSASNASFWNAGQPQLQRQWNFDSDDDDDLNEADWSSVVKVEMLATLTDAEKKRQEIINEIYQTERNHVRTLRLLDRLFFLPLYDSGLLSQEHLLLLFPPALLSLRELHGAFEQKIKQRRVEHNHVVQHMGDLLSEMFDGQSGEILCEHAAQFCARQQIALEGLKEKRHKDEQLQKLLRKSESHKACRRLELKDLLPTVLQRLTKYPLLFENLYKVTLRVLPENTTEAEAIQRALESSKKILVEVNKAVKTAEDAHKLQNIQRKLDKSSYDKEEFKKLDLTQHRLVHDGNLTMKKNPSILLHGLLFENMIVLLTKQDDKYLLKNLHTPMTVSNKPVSPIMSIDSETLVRQEAADKNSFFLIKTKTSQMLELRAPSSSECKTWFKHISEATAQQYKPRPKNTNSQDASVDDSIIATLPQSQHKESVDPAPDRSHPVSATATVTTTPLAPILPIAVVTPPISASSENGSSNLRRDSTQSDNSGYYNITAKRRLSQNDTGPSVSRTMSTRSCGEPNNNYPNAGQDLAPVVLRHTQSAREAGSGGNDTNANANEDRATTYGLVGGQSKRDSASIVCSNNSNNTRTLLMQSPLVDPTAIQISISPAHTAEPVLTPGEKLRRLDASIRDGLIEKQRIICDIFRLPVEHFNEIVDIAMLPEAPKDCADVALAAYDQVRILTKILNDYMHVSPEREISAVSTAVCDHCHEKDKSRRTANRSPPPLPPPNKQQAQGQHRTPQLKRIPKQKAADIEEIEVAIHEDDDGYCEIDELRLPAIPTKSPDVSTPLAPFKFAVVPPAENSSSNPETTTKRQSTISVDSIPEESADDLQKGLASETKLPEVDPVLEAPTNVEEKEVEAVAVDPKTSTKTTEKIVDSATAVSVDGGDQAADTADKSDHIEINDVYDTLAALNKAHTTLSMIDNSTQTAVPLPSTSGVEKAVVTASTASSSGTQCGLNRIQHASSLEPSVPCHALSGIVNVLNEQISLLLPKINERDVERERLRKENQHLRELLSAMHERQRVDALKETPTDILTILQAADAEFEDDIDAISNTSLTPTPTPLPTTASVSDSTLELQDLPAEMATEFLESMLSKENVDDELQLLAGSYKLPETLIVAVKKYKLDQEKEQKQDHEQINNRQKPFQ; translated from the exons atgaagACGTATAAAAATGATGCAGATAGTGATGATGATAGCGATGATTCAGCTGATGATGTCGTTGTACGAGGCCATAATGAGAAGCTGTTGCGATCAACAAGCCGCATTTTGGTTGCCGATTCCAAGTTTAAGCACAATCGAATCGAAAAAAGTGCCTCAAAGAGTAAAGTTGTTACCGATCCTAAATTTAAGCACAACCGGATCGAAAAAAGTGCTTCAAAAAGTAAAGTTGTTACCGATCCCAAGTACAAACACAATCGAATTGAGAAGAGCTCCTCGAAAAGTAAAGTATGCGAGTCAAAGTCAGTAGGGCTTAAAGTGATCCCCCAAACAAGTCGCAATGCGAAGAAGAACGTTGGGAATGTGGGGTCAGATGGGGATTCCTCTGATGACTGTAGTCCCATAATTCAACTGAAGAGAACCAAGTCGAAAGATAAGTCATCGTTCAATGAAACTGAACCCAAACACACGATCAATCTACAGACGATCGTCAAGTTTATCAAAAGCAATAAGAAGCTACTTAGAACGGACGATTTTGCCTTCATTCGGCGTAAGACAATATCGGAACCTAGTACCGTCAGTTTGCCAATCATACAAGCACTGGCAGATTTACCCAAAGACTCGGATTCTGTGAAAGCCGATAAGAAGGTGAAGCTCGTTAAGAAAGGTAGTCACGATGGCGATTCAGTTGATTCGGAAGTTGTTAGTCCATCGAAAGTGCCCCATCCACGTTTCGACAGTcccaaaatgccaaagtcaAGCAAAATATCATTCCCATCAAGAGTTGCAGCCAAGATAAAGAAGAAACACAAAATCTCGTTGGCAGATACTGGCTCAGTTGACCAGACTGAGACCTATATACAGCATTGTGGTG atCGTGTGCATTCATCGTCGATTGTTCGCCAACCATCGGACCGCAGGCCGGACGTGAACATATCATTGCGATCGAACGGCAATGCATCCTGTAACACATCTCTGCTCAATAGCAGCGACCTGCACAATTCATTTCCCGCCGTAAACAATGCCAATGCGGATACTCCTAGCGCCAGCGGTGGCTTCTCCGATCTTACAACAAGTGCGGGATCAGGAACTTTAGCTAATTGCCTAGCAGGTGGAATTGGTTTGCCGGCGACTGGGGATTTGACTACACAGGATTCAGTGGAAAGCAAGGATGTCCGCAGGGAAAG CTTTCATCCTCAGCTCAAAAGCGCACCTGTTTCTGTTAATCGCTCGGAATCGTACAAGGAGCGCTTGTCGAACAAGCGAAATCGCAATAGTCGTCGTAAAACCTCAGATCCAAGTTTATCATCGCGCAACAT CGATGATCAACCGGATGTGGGCCTCACGAACTCCAATTTTACGGGAAGCTCCAACTCAAGTCTCTCTTCGAACGATGGATCTGATAGTGCCAGCATATCGATGGAACAGGTTGCTGGAGGTATTTCAGGACCAACAATTGGTGCTCAAGCCACATCCAGTTCCGCACATCTCCACCAGCACCCTCATCTGATAATACAACAGAACGCGAATCTACACAGTCAACAAGACTCGTTCCAAGGCAGCGTAGGAAGCAGCAGTAGTGCCAGCAATGCCAGTTTCTGGAATGCTGgtcagcctcagcttcaacgaCAATGGAATTTTGATagcgacgatgatgatgatttaaATGAGGCCGACTGGAGTTCTGTAGTCAAAGTTGAGATGCTCGCAACTCTAACCGATGCTGAGAAGAAGCGTCAGGAAATTATCAATG AGATCTATCAAACGGAACGCAATCATGTTCGTACTCTCAGATTGCTGGATCGTTTGTTCTTCTTACCACTTTACGACAGTGGTCTGCTCTCTCAAGAACATTTGCTGCTATTGTTTCCACCCGCATTGCTATCGTTGCGTGAACTGCACGGTGCCTTCGAGCAAAAGATCAAGCAACGTCGGGTCGAACACAATCATGTGGTGCAGCATATGGGTGATCTATTGTCGGAAATGTTCGATGGACAATCTGGTGAGATTCTGTGCGAGCATGCGGCTCAGTTTTGTGCTCGTCAACAAATTGCGCTTGAGGGTCTCAAAGAAAAACGTCACAAGGATGAGCAATTGCAGAAATTGCTTAGGAAATCAGAGTCGCACAAGGCTTGTCGTCGCTTAGAGCTTAAGGATTTGCTACCTACGGTATTACAGCGACTAACCAAATATCCTCTGTTGTTTGAGAATCTGTACAAGGTAACACTTCGAGTGCTGCCTGAGAACACAACTGAAGCAGAGGCTATACAACGCGCTCTTGAGTCCTCTAAGAAAATTCTCGTCGAGGTTAATAAAGCGGTAAAGACAGCCGAGGACGCACACAA ACTGCAGAACATACAGCGAAAATTGGATAAGTCATCGTACGATAAGGAAGAATTCAAGAAACTTGATCTAACACAACATCGTCTTGTGCATGACGGAAATTTGACAATGAAAAAGAATCCTAGTATTCTGCTTCATGGGTTGCtatttgaaaatatgattGTTTTGCTTACAAAGCAG GACGATAAGTATTTGCTAAAGAATCTTCATACGCCGATGACAGTCAGCAATAAGCCTGTGAGTCCCATCATGAGCATCGATTCGGAAACTTTAGTACGTCAGGAAGCTGCAGACAAGAACTCATTCTTTCTAATCAAGACAAAGACCTCACAAATGCTTGAACTGCGTGCGCCCAGCAGTTCCGAGTGTAAAAc ATGGTTTAAGCATATTTCTGAAGCTACAGCGCAACAGTACAAGCCTCGACCCAAGAACACCAACAGTCAGGATGCATCTGTCGATGATTCGATTATTGCCACATTGCCGCAATCACAGCACAAGGAGTCCGTGGATCCTGCACCCGATCGTTCTCATCCGGTCAGTGCCACAGCAACGGTCACAACAACTCCATTGGCTCCAATACTACCGATAGCTGTGGTAACGCCACCGATCTCGGCAAGCAGTGAGAATGGCTCGAGTAATCTGCGTCGCGATAGCACACAGAGTGATAACTCTGGCTATTACAATATAACAGCTAAGCGACGTCTTAGCCAAAACGATACTGGACCATCGGTTAGTCGAACGATGTCGACCCGCAGCTGCGGTGAACCCAACAACAATTATCCAAATGCTGGCCAGGACTTGGCTCCTGTTGTGTTGCGCCACACCCAATCGGCAAGGGAGGCTGGCAGCGGCGGCAATGACACGAACGCTAATGCGAATGAGGATCGTGCAACGACCTACGGTCTGGTTGGTGGCCAGTCGAAGCGTGACAGTGCAAGCATTGTTTGTTcgaataattcaaataatacaCGAACATTGCTAATGCAGTCACCGTTAGTTGATCCCACTGCAATTCAGATCAGCATTAGTCCAGCTCACACAGCTGAACCCGTGCTGACGCCGGGCGAGAAACTGCGTCGCTTGGACGCTTCCATTCGGGACGGATTGATAGAGAAACAGCGAATTATATGTGATATCTTCCGCTTGCCAGTTGAGCATTTCAATGAGATTGTCGATATTGCTATGTTGCCAGAAGCACCCAAAGACTGCGCTGATGTCGCTTTAGCTGCTTACGATCAAGTGCGGATACTGACCAAAATTTTGAATGATTACATGCATGTCTCGCCGGAACGTGAGATCTCAGCCGTGTCCACAGCGGTATGTGATCATTGCCATGAAAAGGACAAGTCCCGCAGGACTGCAAATAGATCTCCACCCCCGCTGCCACCGCcgaacaaacaacaagcacagGGTCAACACCGAACACCGCAGCTAAAACGGATTCCCAAGCAAAAAGCCGCTGACATCGAGGAAATCGAGGTGGCAATACATGAAGATGATGACGGATATTGTGAAATTGATGAGTTGCGCTTGCCTGCAATTCCAACAAAATCACCAGATGTCTCCACTCCACTTGCACCATTCAAGTTCGCAGTTGTTCCACCCGCTGAgaatagcagcagcaatccGGAGACGACGACAAAGCGACAGAGCACAATTAGTGTTGATAGCATTCCTGAAGAATCCGCTGATGACCTACAAAAGGGCTTGGCTAGCGAGACAAAGTTACCAGAGGTAGATCCCGTACTTGAGGCTCCCACAAATGTGGAAGAAAAGGAAGTTGAAGCCGTAGCTGTTGACCCAAAAACATCAACGAAGACAACAGAGAAGATCGTTGACTCTGCAActgctgtttctgttgatGGAGGAGATCAAGCTGCAGATACTGCAGACAAAAGCGATCACATTGAGATCAACGATGTGTATGATACTTTG GCGGCACTTAACAAAGCCCACACCACATTGTCCATGATCGACAACTCCACGCAGACAGCTGTGCCTTTGCCATCCACATCTGGTGTGGAAAAGGCAGTTGTTACAGCTTCCACTGCTTCGAGCAGTGGGACTCAGTGTGGACTCAACCGAATCCAGCATGCCAGCTCTTTGGAACCAAGCGTACCTTGTCATGCTCTTAGCGGCATTGTAAATGTTCTAAATGAACAAATTTCGCTGCTTTTG CCCAAAATCAATGAACGCGATGTGGAGCGAGAGCGATTGCGTAAAGAGAATCAACATCTACGTGAGCTTTTGAGTGCAATGCATGAACGTCAGCGAGTTGATGCACTTAAG GAAACTCCAACCGATATCCTGACTATTCTGCAAGCGGCTGATGCAGAATTCGAAGATGATATTGATGCCATTTCCAACACATCCCTAACACCGACACCCACGCCTTTACCTACAACAGCTTCTGTCAGCGACAGCACTCTGGAGTTACAGGATCTTCCAGCAGAAATGGCTACCGAATTTTTGGAATCGATGTTGAGCAAAGAAAATGTTGACgatgaattgcaattgctggcTGGCTCCTATAAGCTACCTGAAACACTAATAGTGGCCGTAAAGAAGTACAAGCTGGACCAGGAAAAGGAGCAGAAGCAGGATCATGAACAAATCAACAAC CGACAGAAGCCATTTCAATAA
- the LOC133846215 gene encoding MICOS complex subunit MIC13 homolog QIL1 yields the protein MAWLLTKIAIVAGTVWATRELGVWDSPDRTTIIYEDAKFQMQPYVEKMKQKYCNEFCSVNKDSTKTWRESWIDGWNDSVRTSFIEISRMPQYCSRFTEDVQDTLNQLINGKPPAK from the coding sequence ATGGCCTGGCTGCTCACGAAAATAGCTATTGTAGCTGGAACCGTCTGGGCGACCAGGGAACTAGGTGTTTGGGATAGCCCAGATCGAACGACCATAATCTATGAGGatgccaaatttcaaatgcagcCCTATGTGGAGAAAATGAAGCAGAAATACTGTAATGAGTTTTGCAGTGTCAATAAGGACTCAACCAAAACATGGCGCGAGTCATGGATCGATGGATGGAATGATAGCGTAAGAACCAGCTTTATAGAAATTAGTCGAATGCCGCAATACTGTTCTCGCTTCACCGAAGATGTTCAAGACACTCTCAATCAACTGATCAACGGCAAACCACCAGCAAAGTAG